A window of the Gossypium hirsutum isolate 1008001.06 chromosome A05, Gossypium_hirsutum_v2.1, whole genome shotgun sequence genome harbors these coding sequences:
- the LOC107961465 gene encoding bidirectional sugar transporter SWEET6b, giving the protein MGLARNVVGIIGNVISFGLFLSPVPTFFRIYKNKAVEEFQPYPYLCTVLNCIFWMFYGLPIVKKDNILVLTINSVGLVIELLYLTVYVVYANDRKKRLRVAHILLAEAALTVAIVLIAMLCFDKHRSLFVGIIADVFNIIMYAAPLGIWKKVITTKSVEYMPFWLSVAGLSNGICWTIYGLIPFDLFLLVSNGLGAIFGVIQLGLYCYFYFYGEKNSKEGAKKQSEVQLSNHPTGAA; this is encoded by the exons GGAATGTCATCTCCTTCGGCCTCTTCCTCTCGCCAGT GCCAACTTTTTTCCGAATTTATAAGAACAAGGCAGTTGAGGAGTTTCAGCCATACCCCTATTTGTGCACAGTTCTGAACTGTATTTTCTGGATGTTTTATGGTCTTCCCATTGTTAAAAAGGACAACATTCTAGTCTTGACCATCAACAGCGTTGGCCTTGTCATTGAGTTGCTCTACTTAACCGTATACGTGGTTTATGCTAATGATCGGAAGAAAAGG CTTCGTGTTGCTCATATCCTTTTGGCTGAAGCAGCTTTGACAGTAGCCATTGTTCTCATTGCAATGCTCTGCTTCGATAAACACAGATCTCTTTTCGTTGGAATTATAGCTGATGTTTTTAACATCATTATGTATGCTGCGCCTCTAGGCATCTGG AAAAAAGTTATCACTACAAAAAGTGTGGAGTATATGCCATTCTGGCTCTCAGTCGCAGGCTTATCTAATGGCATCTGTTGGACCATCTATGGCCTCATACCATTTGATCTCTTCCTCCTG GTAAGCAATGGGCTAGGAGCAATATTTGGTGTGATTCAGCTCGGTTTATATTGTTACTTTTACTTCTATGGAGAGAAGAATAGTAAAGAGGGAGCAAAGAAGCAATCAGAGGTTCAGCTCTCTAATCACCCCACAGGAGCAGCCTGA